The following coding sequences are from one Candidatus Hydrogenedentota bacterium window:
- a CDS encoding glycosyltransferase family 4 protein has protein sequence MPGQTGRLVPVRDTDALTEAIIAALIEKDESLALAEAGKGWVEDKFSVSRMVMGTLETYRELV, from the coding sequence GTGCCCGGCCAAACAGGGCGTTTAGTGCCCGTACGGGATACGGATGCGCTGACCGAAGCGATTATCGCAGCCTTGATCGAAAAAGATGAAAGTCTTGCTTTGGCGGAAGCGGGAAAAGGATGGGTGGAGGATAAGTTTTCCGTTTCGCGTATGGTAATGGGTACACTGGAAACGTACCGAGAACTCGTGTAG